From the Solea senegalensis isolate Sse05_10M unplaced genomic scaffold, IFAPA_SoseM_1 scf7180000015355, whole genome shotgun sequence genome, the window GAGCACATTGAGAAGTCACAGAgaacaatgacacaaaaatgaccaaTTAAATATCATGCATTTTCTGGTAAATGAATTATTTGCAAATTACTATTTATTTTCTGAAGTGTCTGGGCCACACTTTTCCCAAGCAATACTGTTCCTCTAacccaggatgaatttgttaacaTTTCACACTAATTACagtgtgaaatactatattttacaCTTCCAGATGCCTGtaactaaatgtttgtgccttcaTAGAGCCACTGTGATCTGTCAGGTTGTGATGCACATATGTGAATGGTAAATTTAgacataatattgttgaaattgcacttatttttcccTCAAGAAACGTCAAAAAAGATACTTCACTGAATGTAGAACAAGGGAGTTCTTgttgtatgtggcccctgaactaaaatgagtttgacacaccTGTGTCTAACCTCTAAATCAGATAAAGATTACATGATGAaataatgtgacagtgtttttcctGACGCAAAGGTAGCCGACCTTGTGAGAGCTTCCGAATGTATCCCTCATTGTCTATAATGAAGTGAATCCCGGCAGAGGAGTTCATAACTGCCCGGACGCAGCTGACGCAAGTGAGCTGCAGCAGGGCGTCTGCAATGCGAGAGCATCCTCTCCCCGAGAGGCGATCCAGGGCCTCGAGGAGCAGATCCAGCCCACTCAGCTCCAGGAACTGGACCATCCATGTCTGGTCACTGCCTTCCAGGCGACGCCTCAGCCCCGAGTAGTTGACCACAGTGGGAACTTGCAGCAGTCTGATGCACAACTCTGGGTCGGCACTTTCCAGATTGGCCTCCTGCGGGGTGTCAGAGTCCTGCGAGGAGCCCAGGCGATCCCTGACTGCCGCCCACTTCTTTTTCCCAGACTTTCCCGACATGATGGTGGGTTAGGACTGcgaggaaaagagggaaagaatgTTAGTGGTGAAgctgaaaacagacattttccaGGCACCAGTCATCCACAAAAAAATGATGCCTAAATTGGACAGCAGATGGTGCCTTTTTTCACCCACATCTGCGGATTATTGTCCAGTATACAGCGTCGACATTGCTATCCAGACCACAGGAAGCAGGCCAAAACAAGACCTTATcagaaaggaaaacagaatGGGGAATGATGGCGCTGCAGTTAGTGGATAATGGGATGTCAGCAGTCATCAACAGCGCTGTAAAACATTCCAACTAAATCCTGCTTGAAAGACAAGTGAATGACTGTCATCGGCAGCACAAAGCCAGACTCAGTGTAGCATGGACAGAGTGCATCACAATTTAAATCCACTTTACAGGTCATTACTAGGATGTCACCACTGGACAAAGTGCACATTCACAAGGCCCACGTGTGACACACAGCAGGCACGGACGCTTTCCCGATCACAACAGCATATGTTACACTCAATGGATGCACGCGCTGATCCCAACAAGTGCCCTTTGCTGGTGAATCCCCAGAGTGCAGCACTCTCCTGTACCGACCTGTCTAATGCCAGATGTTGTAAAAAACATCCACTGCCTTGTTACCAACAAGTGCAAGCATATTCACGCACTGTGGTATTCACGCACTAGTGTAGATATGGGCAACTCCAGTTATCTATTATCTATCGACAACTCTTTTTCCTCTATTACTATTATATACTATCTATACTATTTATTTTCTGAAGCGTCTGCTCCACACTTTTCCCAAGCACTACTATTCCTctaacccaggggtgtcaaacatatggcctgCAGGGACAGAAccagcccaccagagggtccaatgcagcctgcaggatgaatttgttaaaaattTCCCAGTGATCAGAATctaatcatagtgtgaaataccatatttttcacttccagatccACTGGGATCTGTCAGGTCGTGATGCACATGTGTGaatggtaaatttaggcataatattgttaaAATTAAACTTGCTTTTCCTCAAGAAATATCAAAAAGATATTTCATTGAATGTAAAACAAGGAGAAAGTTCTTGTTaggttattatattattattttactggtctggtCTATAAAAGGTTCTGAGTGTAGATATGGGCAACTCCAGGAAGTCCAGTTTCCTACATCTACACTACTTTTTCCTGTATGCCGTATGTTGGGTGGGTCGCACGTTAAATGTGAGTGTCACAGTGTGAGTGGTTTGCCTGTCTCTTGCTGAATGTGATGACTTCATACTTGGCAAAGATAAGATATACACGAGGCATTGAGTGATGAATACACGGCAAACACAATGTTTTGATTAAAAAGGTCATTCAGAAAGACGCCGACTGGACGGAATCTAAACATTTATCGCATTCTGCGTGGTGCACGGCCCCGTTTGGGTATAGTGCATCTTCGCTGCTTCACGTATAGGTTCTACATGTCGTTCTACAGCttggtaaacaaaaaaagaaaagaaaacattacaaCCTGTAATTCAAAGAGAACAGTGGTGATGATTTGTGGAAAAACCTGACGAATTGGGTTTCTATTCAGTCTGAGTAGACTAAAGGGTAAAATGACACTTTTCTGCTTCCACAGATTCTGGTGGTGTTTGTCAGCTGTGACGGCCACATTTAATCCTGCTCCCTGTATGAGTGTGTTACCGTGGCAGCAAGCAGGCAGACAatggtgatgttttttttacaataggCTTTTCAAAGGGCTATATTCAGAGAAAGGATGGGATGCTCCCTGCCCCCTTTCGGTCTAGAGTAAGAGTTATGCTCGACAGTGATTCAAACACTTTCTGATGTGGGAGCACATTGTGCTGCCATTGTCAGTGCAAGCAGGGGTGAAACGCTGCAAGTCGGCGCTTGTGATCTTGAGAAATCTCACAATGATTAACAGTTATAGAACTATCGGGATGAAAATGCACTGTGAATTCGACTTCCTGTGAAGAAATAGACTAATGACTAAGACACTTGTGGGAGTGTGCATTCAATTTTCCGAGGGAAGGAAAAGGATTTCCTGGGAAAGGAAACTTGGCCTAAGAGAAGCATGCAGTTGTGGCAGCTCATGTTCCTCTTTTGAAATGTTCATAAAGGTATGGTCTTCATGTCGAGGGGTAACTGCGTTCACGGTTAAAAATCTGCGCACATAGACTTGTGTAACAATGTCAAAGATCGACTTTAGAGTGAAAAGATTTGCTATTTCTTTTGTTCCCTCCTTTAATGAAAGCAAACTTTCACCGGTGCACAAGGTCTGCCAGAGCTCCCACATGCACTGCTAATAACAGGCTGATTCACCGCACACAGGACAAGCCTACTCATCTGTCCTTTGGCTGAGCCTCCCACACAACTGCCCACTCCTACTGTGTACAGCGTCAACACTTATGAGCAAGCAGAAACATCGCCACTGATTTACTTCCTCTCGAAGCATATGCACAGggaaattgatttgatttttttccctctacaAATCCACTTTCAGCAAAGCCGAGATGAGATGATAAAATAAGGAAATCGGGTCAGGGCGGCGTACGGTGAAAAAGTGGTCACAATGAATTGATTGTGGTGAATTACCATTACAGTGGTAATCTCCGTGGGGAAAATCATTAATGTTTCAAAGTGCCCTAAGGGGGAGTCTGCATCTTCCTAGTTATTCCAGGAATCTTCTGATTGATAATAATTAGCGGTGGTAATCACAGGCTACCTCACGATACGATGCAATACATGGTCCACCATACCAATAATATcccgatacaacgattctgtgatcgTCAAATGTGTGATATAACATAATGCAAGACAATCCTATAGCGATACATCGCGGTATCTGTCTAAACTGAAGAAGACAAAGCATCTGTGAAaggttaaaagtgcaggatttctctatttattcacaacatagagaacaaagtgcataaagtctattgccgtgtttccactggctcggctcgcctcggcatggcacagttaagttgtgtttccactagcatagtacctgttAGGTAAGCTATCCCTaatgaaaaacacttaaacacactgGCTATTTTGGCAGTTCTGGCCCACAGCCTCTGCAAATAACATATTCTAAATCTCAGAAAACCaaactttcttttgtttttcagcaatAATACACATGTGGGagtcatagcaggtctcactgccgtcttgtagaccttccctttcaattttgctgctgtccttctgtcacacatgaCCACTGACAATCCATCCTGTCGTTGAACCAGAATCAGTGAACGATTAAATAACATCAAGCCTACATCTGTATGTTTTGTCtcgtatttgtattttgtaacgGAACTGAAAAATGAATTTCAGTGAAGACTGACAATAAAGTTGCATCGTATCTTGCCCGCTCACTCCACCCTGTCTGCCCTCTCGGCTTCACCTCTTGTGTGCACTGTCCACTGCTTTGAATGGTTGACCCGAAGTATTTTAACTCATCCACTTTTTCTACCACCTGTCATTCACACAAAGGTATTCTGTCTCGCTCCTGCTGACTTCCATTCCTCTTGTCTCCTGTGcagacctccacctctccaggctcGCTTGCTCAAGTGCCTCTTACTCTCATTAaagattacaatatcatctgcaaacaacataatCCGCGGAGACGcctgcctgacctcatctgtcGACCTTTCCATCGCCATTGCAAACAAGAAGGAGCTCAGAGCTGATCCCTGATGTAATTCTACCATCAGACACTAAAACTCATTTACATCCTGCACCACCTTCACATACTTATCTGCCACTCCCGACTTCTCCATACAATACCCTGACCATACACTGCTTAGCCTGAGTAATAACCTAATACGGTATTTGcagaataaatataataaagaacATCTGCTACTCATTTTACCACCCTCCAACATTCCCCTCCATTGCTGTGTAAGGGAGTGACCACAGTACAGTGTCTGCAAAGtctacaaacacatttttggaatGTATTAGTTTTGGTTTACTCCCACAATCTGTAAGGATGTCTTCACTTATAAGACATAAGTTCTGTTCCAGCTGCACGTTGACGTTGAAGCAGAGGTGACGCTCCATATGGTCCCAGGCAGCACAGACTTCATAAAAACTGCAACTCTGCAGTTCAAGTGGTTTTTGCAGCACCGtttcccccacccccaccccccctacCCTCACCACAGTCGAGTTACTCCCTTGTTTCTGTCCAGAGCTTGTGTATCTCCACGATGGATCGACAACACCGTGACAGTGGGGAACTGTTATCAGGCTGCTTAATAAGACATATGCCCACCGTGATGAAACAGGACGAGACACTAGCGGAGCAATACCGCGACTTATTAGAGCTGCGGTTGTCCCCCACCGCCCCGTTCACATAACCGAAAAAGACACGTAATGACAACACTGATAACCACGTTACTACATGTCAACTATGAATAAATGCACTGTCGCACCGTTATAGATTATCAAGACACTGAGTGTGATGCCTCACCTGGTTTTAGTCCATAAATGTGCACGCGTCCACTGGTGTCCTTCAGGTGGACCGACACTCTGCAGTCATCTACACTCAACCTGCCGACAGACGACACATGTGGCAGATCACAGGTCTGTCAATGATGCAGGCTTTCTTTCATTTGCTATGGCCCCACAGCTTTCCCACTCACTTGTGAGGAGACGGACAGCGTCAACGTAGCGTTACTGAGCTAGCAACATCCGGTGAAAcgtttcagaataaaacacaagctTTTATGGCTCAAGTTCGGTTCTCAAACTGAACGCTGCCAAAACAAATAGTATTCAGTAATTGTCGTCGCAAattaaatttagaaaaataaGACTACATTCAACTGGTGTATCGAATTTGCAAGATATGAGGACTCAGCTTACTAGCTAAGAGAAAACCCTCCCAGTAATAAAGCTAACACtcctgaaaataaatgacagtcaatgcagcattaaaaacacaacaatagtcataaaaacacaactataatcacaaaaacacaacagaaacacagagtaAAAGCTTCATGAATTGCTCAACAGAAGCTAGCTAACACTGCCCCAAACAAGTTAGCTTTCGAATTGCTAAATTAGCTTAATAAATTAGCTAAATTAGCATTAAAATCGCACTTACCTTATCTTGTGGGAACAAGAGATTAAGAATATgtttctcccctctctctgacAGTTGTGGGGTTCCATCAGACAGTTAAATTGTCATAAATTGTGACATCAATTGttaaactaatatttaaatataataaaactaaCAAAACCTTGACCATAGTATAAGTAAGGGGCATCAGTAGGTAtcaaaaaacattatatttatgtGATTAAACGTATCGCaagtattattttctttattttgtagttAGGACCGCCCAACTTCCGGTTTCACGTGCCTGTTGTGGTGCATTTTGCCACTGTTTGTGATGCTGTAGAATGCATGCAGCCAGTGGATgggccctcctcctcctcctcctcctactcctcctccacACTCACTTCCCCATCCAAACAACAACTGCATCTGGACTCAGGCAGATAGTCAGCCTGCTGGAGGGAAAATAACTTTTATGATTATTGTCGTCTATCGACCACAAAATGCCCGTCACTAGAACAGAATACAATCCCAGCATACTCTTGAATTAATTTGGCTTTAAATACAAATGCCTCCAGGTTCTGTTTAACTGTTCAACTCTCCTCTATCTTTCTCCTGACACACCTTTATTTTCAACTTCCACTTTTTCTTGCAAAAtcttgcaaaaaaaaccaaatgaccaaatgccaaaaaaaaaaacacatgagctgacagtttaaaaaaaataaagggtcATAAGTCATAAGTCATAAGACAGAGTGACATAGAAATTCAGCTGTGTTTTTGGAGTCAGAATGTGCCATTATGGAACTAATTTTCCACATACTGTGAACTCTGAAAGAACCATAAAAGTCTTTACTGCCttaactgtgtttacatttcccCTTAAGGACCCTGAAGATAagcaaaaacaggaaatgtatAGTTATTGTGTGTCTTcttaaattgttttaacattttttgttgttgtctcttATCAGCATACTTTTTTATCCAGCTTCTCCATCACGTGACATTTCCTCTCAGAATATTCGTATTTGTGTTATCATCTCCCCCATGTGACATGGTGCTATTTAGCTTGAGACAATATGGTGATTGTATTGTTGGGCTGCGTTCGGTCCCCTGTGCCAAAGTGTCACCACCATAAGACGCTTTGTTCCACGTGAAAAGAACCATGGGGCCTTTCACAGGAGGACCACTGAGAACCAGTAGCAGGGGGTTACTTATGTTACACCTCCAAATGATATACATTTAGGTTAACGGAGAATATGCAGACGTTTACATTGACAGATAATGATTTCACACAAGACTGTGTGACAGGCAACTGAGCAAATATGAGCTCACTGTAAATACACCACAATCCTCCAGCTGAGCTAGTTGAACAGGATCACAAAGACCATCAGCTGAAAGCAAACATTCGGTCTTTAGAGTCAACACCCTTATCCCATTTCCATTTATTGCCCTTCTGTTTATAGATTCACACTCAAGTGATTTTCAGCCACGATTCTAGGCCCAAACAGACTGTTAATCCATGTACTACTGCAAAACCAAGTGTGGCATACATGTACAGGACGTGTGTCTTCTGCCAGTGTTTAcagtaaatttaaaataaatgaaaaatcattCATTACACGCAGCAGCCTATAATGGGCTGAGCATACACCCTCTATAGGAGGCAGTGACACAGCTCCTTAGGAAAACGCTGCCCTGAGAGATTTCAGTTTCAGGAAACTGACTGATCATTGCATTTCCAAACagtttacaataataataaccactAGATTCCAGAGAAGGAGAGACATGTCCGGACGTGTCTCCGTTTCTCTTTCTACAGGACATGCCACAACAATTAATTGTGTTGATCTAATGTTTTTCTTGGTGTGATAACAGTGTTAGGGGAATCTATTTGTTCCTGATCATTTCTTCACACAAATGCAAGCCATTACACgaacatgttgttgtgttttcagtcaatgTCGTTAAAGGTGTTGCCAACACTACTCAAACAGGGCAAACTGtgattcaaatgtaaacagaggTGGCACCCTAGTCATATATGTTATAATAATTACACTGTATGCATTATAATAATCTAATGcactaaaaataatacataaatatgaGTGTGATATTATACTACAACTACTATTCATATTACTATTTCTACTACTACAATGATGCCTTTTAatactattactactaataatataataatagtaataacagtAATATAATGACAATATCCTGTGTGTTAATTCAAAGAATGCTATGGATTTTTAACTGGTTGACGCAACAAAACTGGTTAatggtcattttaaatataaaagaactaaagaaagacaacagaaaaacactACGTTACCCAGGGATCCTTTGTGCCATGTCCAAGAATTAaaggcagttgttttttttacgataAAGAGCTTTGAGttgaactgtgattaagaactACGActtgtagagggcagcattacacctctcatcGTACAGCCTGTCGGAAATGATaagtagaagaagaagcctGCCGGA encodes:
- the inf2 gene encoding inverted formin-2 isoform X3, translating into MSGKSGKKKWAAVRDRLGSSQDSDTPQEANLESADPELCIRLLQVPTVVNYSGLRRRLEGSDQTWMVQFLELSGLDLLLEALDRLSGRGCSRIADALLQLTCVSCVRAVMNSSAGIHFIIDNEGYIRKLSQALDTSNTMVKKQVFELLAALSMFSADGHRLALDALDHYKGVKTQQYRFSVIMNELHSTDNVPYMVTLLSVINALIFGSDDLRQRDKMRKEFVGLQLLDILPKLR